A DNA window from Gigantopelta aegis isolate Gae_Host chromosome 4, Gae_host_genome, whole genome shotgun sequence contains the following coding sequences:
- the LOC121372264 gene encoding uncharacterized protein LOC121372264, giving the protein MHQCLNCLTKYQKLMEFQWKSREFFLHPSSWNPDAGKHLADYNIQNESTLFVVLRLNGGSEPEPKQLDEDVELTNAPDMITWDDDPESKRAKMPCGHAIGRIWLRKMIIH; this is encoded by the exons ATGCATCAGTGCTTGAAttgtttaacaaaatatcaaaaattaatggAATTCCAGTGGAAGAGCAGAGAATTCTTTTTGCAT ccaAGCAGCTGGAACCCAGATGCAGGAAAACACCTGGCCGATTACAACATACAGAATGAGTCTACTTTGTTTGTGGTTCTGCGGTTGAATGGAGGCTCGGAGCCAGAACCAAAGCAACTGGATGAAGATGTGGAGCTCACTAATGCCCCCGACATGATCACCTGGGATGATGACCCGGAAAGCAAACGAGCAAAGATGCCCTGTGGACATGCAATAGGTAGGATTTGGTTGAGGAAAAtgataatacattaa
- the LOC121372172 gene encoding probable E3 ubiquitin-protein ligase ARI1: MADMFNMFVKGPERKTKRIQIQKDASVDELLNKISKINGIPIQDQKILYTSCRLEYGCGKYLSDYEMTNGSTVYVVLLLEGSIKEFVENSENHPPIKEIADDTYTRKRGRCDVSFTDDPDMITLDDDPYSPRIKMSCGHSIGPESLKSYCQSLLDGGQSQFVCPYIDSNGKCGERWPFFLVRRLVSLTAEEITEFESKLCENYTRKTFSVQECPGCHSVCERKKSTDRRVLCPWCSRDGSRYEFCWSCLHTWTGNGTCGNSDCPGEDPRQRILRDAPKKTVDGVASCPSRRACPACWTLIEHVEACRQIICPCGQTFCFICLTKANANGSFPRGSHVTCCIAAIQEVVSAS; encoded by the exons ATGGCCgacatgtttaatatgtttgtgAAAGGACCAGAGAGGAAAACAAAACGAATTCAAATACAAAAG GATGCCTCTGTCGACGAATTGCTGAACAAGATATCGAAGATAAATGGAATTCCTATTCAAGATCAGAagattttatatacca GTTGCCGACTGGAATATGGATGCGGCAAGTATTTGTCAGATTATGAAATGACAAACGGTTCCACAGTATATGTAGTTTTACTTCTGGAAGGGTCTATAAAGGAATTCGTAGAAAACTCCGAAAACCATCCACCTATTAAAGAAATCGCAGACGATACATATACACGAAAGAGAGGACGTTGCGACGTTTCGTTCACAGACGACCCGGATATGATCACTTTGGATGATGACCCATACAGTCCACGGATTAAGATGTCTTGCGGACATAGCATTG GCCCTGAATCCTTAAAATCATATTGCCAAAGTCTTCTTGATGGTGGACAGTCCCAATTCGTCTGTCCGTATATAGACAGTAATGGAAAGTGCGGTGAAAGGTGGCCATTCTTCTTAGTCCGTCGCCTGGTATCTTTGACTGCAGAAGAAATCACCGAGTTTGAATCCAAACTCTGTGAGAACTACACGCGCAAAACCTTCAGTGTTCAGGAATGTCCTGGATGCCACTCTGTCTGTGAAAGGAAGAAGAGTACCGACCGCCGTGTGCTGTGCCCGTGGTGCTCCAGAGATGGAAGCCGGTATGAATTCTGCTGGTCGTGTCTGCATACGTGGACGGGGAATGGGACTTGCGGAAACAGCGACTGCCCCGGAGAAGATCCCCGTCAAAGGATCCTGCGCGACGCCCCGAAGAAAACCGTGGACGGTGTTGCCAGCTGTCCATCACGCCGTGCGTGCCCCGCCTGCTGGACGCTCATAGAACACGTGGAGGCCTGCAGACAGATCATCTGTCCGTGTGGGCAGACATTCTGCTTCATCTGCCTAACTAAAGCTAATGCCAATGGCAGTTTCCCACGTGGTTCCCACGTCACTTGTTGCATTGCTGCGATCCAAGAAGTAGTTTCTGCTTCTTAA